A region from the Hypomesus transpacificus isolate Combined female chromosome 11, fHypTra1, whole genome shotgun sequence genome encodes:
- the tmem87b gene encoding transmembrane protein 87A isoform X2: MAVRDKMQTWCCSVGTLRPWLMLVSGILLSVENRGVMAAPETGQWSVTIVNTTKPLLLRKSMYKDTDVQLKVVSFSCPEKVTFTIKWYLKFYPCHNEFNNIEEMYDRTPLSRGEGLDPNPLGQGEGILHMHQPLTCNSSLRFFPMLNKAKAEPRPLVLHAEGAEPDQNYTRWTMEEYQRGSAPLRNASLPAKSDVIATTWRDGPYLLVVKISSDRPAAGWNLTVSVVMKGSHGFISVTEWPLMIFYMVMCVVYILLGLLWLLWSACYWKDLLRIQFWIAGVIFLGMVEKAVFCAEYENTNSMGAASPGLLIFAELVSALKRTLARLLVIIVSLGYGIVKPRLGTVMHRVVGLGVLYFAFASIEGVLRITGGQDNGPALITAIVLAVFDSCCVWFIFVSLAQTIKTLKLRRNPVKLSLYRHFTNTLIFAVLASIIFMVWTTKKFRLADCQSDWMELWVDDAFWRFLFSIILLVIMFLWRPSANNQRYAFTPLMDDSDDEEIEEFLVSANIADGIKLRATNKNESNGSAKPPPAAPGAGPDEDLKWVEDNIPTSLTDVALPVLLDSDEEIMTTKYEMSKME; encoded by the exons ATGGCTGTCCGTGACAAGATGCAGACGTGGTGCTGCAGTGTTGGCACACTGAGACCGTGGCTCATGCTTGTCTCTGGGATTTTACTCAGCGTTGAGAACCGGGGGGTCATGGCAGCCCCCGAGACCGGACAATGGAGTGTGACTATTGTCAAT ACCACAAAACCACTGCTGCTGAGAAAGTCCATGTACAAAGACACAGATGTCCAGTTGAAAG TTGTGTCATTCAGCTGTCCAGAGAAGGTGACGTTTACCATTAAGTGGTATCTGAAGTTTTATCCTTGTCACAACGAGTTCAATAACATAGAG gagatGTATGACAGGACGCCCCTGAGCCGAGGTGAGGGGCTGGACCCCAACCccctggggcagggagagggcatCCTGCACATGCACCAGCCCCTCACCTGCAACAGCAGCCTGCGCTTCTTCCCCATGCTCAAC aAAGCCAAGGCTGAACCTCGTCCCTTAGTGCTACATGCGGAGGGGGCGGAACCG GACCAGAACTACACCAGATGGACAATGGAGGAGTACCAGCGTGGCTCCGCACCTCTGAGGaatgccagcctgcctgccaagAGTGACGTCATAGCAACCACCTGGAGGGACGGGCCCTACCTGCTGGTGGTCAAGATCTCCTCTGATCGGCCCGCCGCCGGCTGGAACCTGACCG TGAGTGTGGTGATGAAGGGGTCCCACGGCTTCATCTCTGTCACTGAGTGGCCTCTCATGATC TTCTACATGGTGATGTGTGTGGTGTACATCCTGCTGGGCCTGCTGTGGCTGCTGTGGTCGGCCTGCTACTGGAAGGACCTGCTGAGGATCCAGTTCTGGATCGCCGGGGTGATCTTCCTGGGCATGGTGGAGAAGGCTGTGTTCTGCGCCGAGTATGAGAACACAAACTCCATGGGGGCTGCTT CCCCAGGCCTGCTGATCTTTGCGGAGCTGGTGTCTGCTCTGAAGAGGACCCTGGCCAGACTGCTGGTCATCATCGTCAGTTTGGGCTACGGCATCGTCAA GCCACGCCTAGGCACGGTTATGCACAGAGTGGTGGGGCTAGGAGTCCTGTACTTTGCCTTCGCCAGCATTGAAGGGGTCCTGAGGATCACTGGG GGTCAGGATAATGGACCAGCCCTCATCACAGCCATAGTTTTAGCTGTGTTTGACTCCTGCTGCGTGTGGTTC ATCTTCGTGAGCCTGGCGCAGACCATCAAGACCCTGAAGCTGCGGAGGAACCCGGTCAAGCTGTCGCTCTACCGGCACTTCACCAACACCCTTATCTTCGCTGTGTTAG CTTCCATCATCTTCATGGTGTGGACCACTAAGAAGTTCAGGCTAGCAGACTGCCAGTCA GACTGGATGGAGCTGTGGGTGGATGATGCCTTCTGGAGGTTCCTCTTCTCCATCATCCTTCTCGTCATCATGTTCCTATGGCGACCGTCCGCCAACAACCAGAG GTACGCTTTCACTCCGCTGATGGACGACTCGGACGATGAGGAGATAGAGGAGTTCTTGGTGTCAGCTAACATAG CTGATGGGATCAAGCTGCGCGCCACCAATAAGAATGAGTCCAACGGGTCAGCCAAGCCCCCCCCTGCGGCCCCAGGAGCTGGCCCT gaTGAAGACTTGAAGTGGGTGGAAGACAACATTCCTACCTCTCTGACAGACGT agctcTGCCAGTCTTGCTGGACTCTGATGAG GAAATCATGACCACCAAGTATGAGATGTCCAAGATGGAGTAG
- the tmem87b gene encoding transmembrane protein 87A isoform X1 — MAVRDKMQTWCCSVGTLRPWLMLVSGILLSVENRGVMAAPETGQWSVTIVNTTKPLLLRKSMYKDTDVQLKVVSFSCPEKVTFTIKWYLKFYPCHNEFNNIEEMYDRTPLSRGEGLDPNPLGQGEGILHMHQPLTCNSSLRFFPMLNKAKAEPRPLVLHAEGAEPDQNYTRWTMEEYQRGSAPLRNASLPAKSDVIATTWRDGPYLLVVKISSDRPAAGWNLTVSVVMKGSHGFISVTEWPLMIFYMVMCVVYILLGLLWLLWSACYWKDLLRIQFWIAGVIFLGMVEKAVFCAEYENTNSMGAASPGLLIFAELVSALKRTLARLLVIIVSLGYGIVKPRLGTVMHRVVGLGVLYFAFASIEGVLRITGAKDSDLALLASIPLALLDSSLCWWIFVSLAQTIKTLKLRRNPVKLSLYRHFTNTLIFAVLASIIFMVWTTKKFRLADCQSDWMELWVDDAFWRFLFSIILLVIMFLWRPSANNQRYAFTPLMDDSDDEEIEEFLVSANIADGIKLRATNKNESNGSAKPPPAAPGAGPDEDLKWVEDNIPTSLTDVALPVLLDSDEEIMTTKYEMSKME, encoded by the exons ATGGCTGTCCGTGACAAGATGCAGACGTGGTGCTGCAGTGTTGGCACACTGAGACCGTGGCTCATGCTTGTCTCTGGGATTTTACTCAGCGTTGAGAACCGGGGGGTCATGGCAGCCCCCGAGACCGGACAATGGAGTGTGACTATTGTCAAT ACCACAAAACCACTGCTGCTGAGAAAGTCCATGTACAAAGACACAGATGTCCAGTTGAAAG TTGTGTCATTCAGCTGTCCAGAGAAGGTGACGTTTACCATTAAGTGGTATCTGAAGTTTTATCCTTGTCACAACGAGTTCAATAACATAGAG gagatGTATGACAGGACGCCCCTGAGCCGAGGTGAGGGGCTGGACCCCAACCccctggggcagggagagggcatCCTGCACATGCACCAGCCCCTCACCTGCAACAGCAGCCTGCGCTTCTTCCCCATGCTCAAC aAAGCCAAGGCTGAACCTCGTCCCTTAGTGCTACATGCGGAGGGGGCGGAACCG GACCAGAACTACACCAGATGGACAATGGAGGAGTACCAGCGTGGCTCCGCACCTCTGAGGaatgccagcctgcctgccaagAGTGACGTCATAGCAACCACCTGGAGGGACGGGCCCTACCTGCTGGTGGTCAAGATCTCCTCTGATCGGCCCGCCGCCGGCTGGAACCTGACCG TGAGTGTGGTGATGAAGGGGTCCCACGGCTTCATCTCTGTCACTGAGTGGCCTCTCATGATC TTCTACATGGTGATGTGTGTGGTGTACATCCTGCTGGGCCTGCTGTGGCTGCTGTGGTCGGCCTGCTACTGGAAGGACCTGCTGAGGATCCAGTTCTGGATCGCCGGGGTGATCTTCCTGGGCATGGTGGAGAAGGCTGTGTTCTGCGCCGAGTATGAGAACACAAACTCCATGGGGGCTGCTT CCCCAGGCCTGCTGATCTTTGCGGAGCTGGTGTCTGCTCTGAAGAGGACCCTGGCCAGACTGCTGGTCATCATCGTCAGTTTGGGCTACGGCATCGTCAA GCCACGCCTAGGCACGGTTATGCACAGAGTGGTGGGGCTAGGAGTCCTGTACTTTGCCTTCGCCAGCATTGAAGGGGTCCTGAGGATCACTGGG GCTAAAGACTCTGACCTGGCCTTGTTGGCCAGCATCCCCCTGGCTCTACTtgactcctctctctgctggtgG ATCTTCGTGAGCCTGGCGCAGACCATCAAGACCCTGAAGCTGCGGAGGAACCCGGTCAAGCTGTCGCTCTACCGGCACTTCACCAACACCCTTATCTTCGCTGTGTTAG CTTCCATCATCTTCATGGTGTGGACCACTAAGAAGTTCAGGCTAGCAGACTGCCAGTCA GACTGGATGGAGCTGTGGGTGGATGATGCCTTCTGGAGGTTCCTCTTCTCCATCATCCTTCTCGTCATCATGTTCCTATGGCGACCGTCCGCCAACAACCAGAG GTACGCTTTCACTCCGCTGATGGACGACTCGGACGATGAGGAGATAGAGGAGTTCTTGGTGTCAGCTAACATAG CTGATGGGATCAAGCTGCGCGCCACCAATAAGAATGAGTCCAACGGGTCAGCCAAGCCCCCCCCTGCGGCCCCAGGAGCTGGCCCT gaTGAAGACTTGAAGTGGGTGGAAGACAACATTCCTACCTCTCTGACAGACGT agctcTGCCAGTCTTGCTGGACTCTGATGAG GAAATCATGACCACCAAGTATGAGATGTCCAAGATGGAGTAG